AATGATGCGCTGGTTATCGTTATTTCCCAGTCCGGGAGAAGTCCAGATATCCTGGCGCAAGCGCGCATGGCAAGAGAGCAAGGCGCTTATACAGTGGCTTTACTTAACGATGAAGACGCGCCAATCAAAGATGTGGTCGACTTGGTTATCCCGCTAAAAGCCGGCCCGGAAAAAGCGGTGGCAGCTACGAAGAGTTATCTGGCAACCTTGTCCGCCATATTGCAGATGGTTGCTAACTGGACACAGGATACCGCCCTTTGTACTGCATTGGAAAAGTTGCCGGAAACGCTCAAGACCGCAGTGCGGGCAGAAATTCAATTGCGACCAGAGAATCTGGCCTCAGTACAAAACCTAGTGGTATTGGGGCGAGGGCCGGGTTATGGGATTACCCGGGAGCTGGCACTTAAGTTAAAAGAAGTGTGCAATATTCATGCGGAATCATATTCCAGTGCAGAATTCTTGCATGGCCCTGTCACCTTGGTTGAGGGAAAGTTGACGGTGGTGAACGTTCCTATTGAAGATGAATCATTCCCCACTCACAGTCAGCAGATTGATGAAATCCGGCGGCGAGGGGCGGCACTGATTAACTTGCATGTGCCGAGTAAGGGGGTTCATCCTAGAGTGGCCCCATTGGCACTTTTGCAACGCTTTTATATTGATGTAGCCCACGTGGCGGTAAGTCGGGGGATTAATCCCGATGAGCCGGTGGGTTTAAAGAAGGTCACTCAGACCGTCTGAATAAAACAGAGAATAGTATTTGGGAGGGGAAAGTGGGGGTTACCCTGATTGCTGAAAGGCTCTTTGATGGCGAGCGTATTCTCTCGGAGATTGCCGTCACTGTTGGTGACAGTGGAATAATTTCTTCGGTGGGTGGAGGTGTGAGTTCCAGCGCGGAACGTTTACCGGGTCTATTGGTTCCAGGTTTTATTGATATTCAGGTCAATGGCGGTGGAGGTGTGCTGTTCAATCAGGACCCCACTGTTTCTGCTCTTCAAAAAATAAGTGAAGCTCATCGCCAGTTCGGTACCAGTGCATTCCTGCCTACCTTGATCACAGATAGTTTGCCCGTGATGCAGCGGGCTGCCGATGCAGTAAGTGAAGCGATCTCCAGCGATGTCCCTGGGGTAACCGGTATACATTTTGAAGGGCCGCATTTAAGTGAGGCCAAAAAAGGTACCCATGAGCAGGGCTTTATTCGTCATTTGAGTGATGAAGAGTTGTCCCTCTACGCCAGGGAGGACCTGGGAATACGGTTGGTTACCCTGGCGCCAGAATGTGTTGCAGTATCCGACATCCGGAAGTTAGTTTCTCTGGGGGTTCATGTTTGCTTGGGGCATTCGAATGCGTGTGCTGACACGGTTGAGGCCGCATTGGATGCCGGCGCAACGGGATTTACCCATCTATATAACGCAATGTCCCCGCTTCATTCCCGTGAGCCGGGTATGGTGGGAACGGCACTGATTCGCGATGACGCTTGGTGTGGGTTGATTGCCGATGGGCACCACGTGAGTCCTGGCGCAATGGCATTGGCTTTAAAGGCAAAGCCTCGCGGCAAGTTATTACTGGTAACCGATGCGATGTCATTGGTGGGTAGTGATGAAATCAGCTTCCCCCTGTTTGATCGAGTGGTCACGCGGGAGGGGGATAAGCTGACCTCCAGTACTGGAGAGTTGGCAGGCTCGCATTTGGATATGATCGGCGCGGTGAGAAATATTTGCGACTGGTGCGGGGTTGAATTGCAAGAAGCATTGCGTATGGCAAGTTTGTACCCGGCACAATTTATAGGCTTGGGGTCAGGAATAATTACTGAGGGCGCCCGTGCCGATATGGTTCTGTTAGATGAAGGGTTGCAAGTGAGTAGAACTTGGAGTCAAGGCCGCGAGGTATTTCGGAGGCATTAGCTTTCAGCACCTAGAGCAAGTTTACACAATTATTCCGGCGAGGGTCCGGTGGATTGCCGAATAATTAACTCGGGGGTGAAACTGCGTTGAATTTCACCCTTTGCTGCAGAGCCATTTGCTTTTGCGCTTTTACTTTGAATTCTCTTGAGCAATAACTCTGCAGCGGAGTGTGCAATTTTCTTATTTGGTTGGCACGCAGTAGTGAGTTTGGGCCAGGTTTGCCGGGAGAATGGGCTGTCCTCAAATCCGGCGATAGAAACCTGTCCAGGGACATCAATCTCTAACATACGGGCAGCGAATAAAGCCCCCGCTGCAATTTCATCGTTTGCGGCAAATATTGCCGAGGGTACACTATCACCGCGCAGGATCTTCTTTGCGTTGCTTTCACCAGATTCAAATGAATATTCACCGTCAATAATCAGTTGTCGGTCTACGGTTATTCCTGCCCCTTCAAGTGCCTGACAGTAACCTTGTTGGCGCTCTAAAGTGGAGAGGTGCTCCTCGCCTCCACTCAAATAAGCGATGCGTTTGTGTCCGAGGGAGAGTAGGTGCTGGGTAATATTAAAAGCAGCTTGCCGGTCATCGATTTGTATGGAGTTTTCTTCTATCTCATGGCTGATGCGAGAGGAAGCTATTCGCACAAACTCCACATTCATGGATTTGAGTGTTTCGAGAAAAGCGGGTGACTCCGAGAAAGGTGGGGTCAGGACTAGGCCGGCTACCTTGCCGTGCTCAACTAGTTTATTTAAATCGCTGAGGATAACTGGGGAATTTGAATCGCATGGGTGGATAAGCAGTTCATATCCTTTGGATCTGCAAGCCTCCAATATGCCGTTTTGCATGTCGATAACGTAATAGGCATTAGGATTGTCATAAATAAATGCGATGGAATAGGTATGGGTTCCCGCCAGGTTCCGTGCAGCGAGATTGGGTGTGTAGTTCAGGGTTTTCACCGCATCGAGCACTTTTTGCCGTGTGGCAGCACGTACAGAGGGTTCATTATTGATCACCCGGGACACGGTTTTGATAGATACGCCCGCGCATTCTGCAACATCATTAATCGTGACTTTCATACATCAACTGGTTCTATCTGAGCCGTGACTTGGAACTGAGGGTATCGACAAGATAAGTATTGTTAGGAGATGGGATTTTAACAGTTATAAGCCCGCTGTAAGTTTTATGACTGACACGTCTTTCTTTTCTAAAAGAGCCTTGTAGTTTTTTATCCTGTCTTTCGAGCCGACTCTACATCCCGTAACCTATCTGTAAAAATTCTACATTAAATGAGAGATTGCACTCCAATATAATGACTATTATGCGCCTTTCAGTTCCAGTTTTTCGGCTGAATGATGATTTTTACGCCGGAAAAGTGTGATCTCTTCCTTCACCATACTGACCACCCTCAATGACTTTGTGGTGGCTCTTGAAAAATCTTGTAGTTTAACTACATAATGTGCGTCAATAAGATTGAGTGGCTACAAGCTGAGTGAATTGCTCAGGTCGGTGTAAGAAACTTCTACCACTGCCCTGGGGAGGAGGTTCCGGCATTGTTGGATCACTAACATTCAGTTCTACGGCGGGTAAAGGGCTCGGAAGAGAGATTTTTGCCTGACAACAGAGTTTCCCTAACAAGTTCCAGAGGCAGTCTTGCAAAGGGCTTAATCGTGGGATGAGTGATTTGCCTCTGGCCCTGTGAAGCAAATTTGTTCCTCAGGTTTCAGATTTCCCATTGGGCAATGGGACTTCAATGGCACTACAACCAAAGGGTTGAAGTGGGAGCCATTCGGCCGAAAGGCCCTTCACGGAAAGACAATCACAAGTGGCAAATGCCACTGAAATGTGACCCTGGTGGTTTTTGCCTGCGGAGACCGCCTCAACAGAGTTAATACGGAATAGTCATGGTTCACAGCAAGGTTCAGGCCGTTACCGAACGTATCATTAAGCGCAGCGAAGAAACTCGTGCAGAGTATTTGGCGCAGGTTGAGAAAGCGCATATTGAAGGTCGGGCTGCGGCTCATGTGTCCTGCGGGAACCTGGCCCATGCAATAGCCGCATCCCCGGAAAGTGATAAAGAGTTAATCGCCTCCGGGCGTGGACCGAATCTGGGTATCGTTAATGCCTATAACGATATGCTGTCTGCACACCAGCCCTATGGTGCTTATCCCGCTCAATTGAAAGAGGCTGCTGCTCGCAATGGCGCTACGGCTCAGGTTGCCGGCGGCGTGCCCGCAATGTGCGATGGGGTGACCCAAGGGCGTGCCGGTATGGAGCTCAGCCTGTTTTCACGGGATGTGATTGCTATGTCCACTGCGATCGCCCTCTCCCACGATGTTTTTGAAGGGGCCATATTCCTGGGCATCTGCGACAAAATTGTCCCTGGCCTGGTTATCGGTGCACTGTCTTTTGGTCATCTGCCTTCAATTTTTGTACCTGCGGGTCCAATGCCCACCGGCTTGTCGAATGCGGAGAAAGTCCGGGTTCGCCAGCTGTATGCTGAAGGAAAAGTAGGGCGTTCTGAACTATTGGAAGCTGAAAGTGCTTCCTATCACAGTGCCGGCACCTGCACCTTTTACGGCACTGCCAACAGTAACCAGATGTTGGTAGAAATTATGGGACTGCAATTGCCCGGCAGTTCCTTCGTAAACCCCGGTACCGATTTGCGCTCAGCATTAAACGAAGCTGCTGTGGCGCAATTGGTAAAAATTACTGAACCGAGCGAGCACACTTCGGTAGCTAAAATTCTTACCGAAAAAGCATTCGTCAACGGAGTGGTGGGATTGCTCGCTACCGGTGGATCCACAAACCACACATTGCACCTTATTGCGATGGCGCGTGCAGCAGGTATTCAGTTGACTTGGCAGGACATGGCTGATCTTTCCGAAGTGGTGCCACTGCTGTGTCATGTGTACCCGAATGGCACAGCTGATATCAATCATTTTGCTGCAGCTGGCGGTATGCAATTCCTGATCCGCGAACTTCGCTCAGCGGGTCTTTTACACGATGATGTTCATACCGTACTCGGTAATTCCGGACTCGAACCCTACTGCGAAGATCCCTTCTTGAGCGGCGATGCAACCGGGGTAGTGTGGAAGCCAACTCCAGAGGAGAGCGGCGATACGACGGTAATTCGTCCGGCCTCTGATCCTTTCTCCCAACATGGCGGTTTGCAGCTTCTCGAAGGAAACCTTGGTCGCAGTGTAATCAAAGTGTCTGCGGTTAAATCCGAGCACCTCAAAGTGAAGGCGCCCGCCATTGTTCTGGATAACCAGGACGACCTGCTTAAACGTTTCAAAGCTGGTGAGTTAGAGCGCGACTTTGTAGCTGTAGTGAGATTCCAGGGGCCTCGAGCCAACGGTATGCCGGAACTGCACAAGCTGACTCCCACGTTGGGGGTGCTACAGGATCGTGGCTTTAAAGTGGCGCTAGTCACAGACGGGCGTATGTCCGGCGCATCAGGGAAAGTGCCGGCTGCCATTCATATGTCACCGGAAGCCGTAGAAGGCGGTGCAATTGCCAAGGTGCAAGAGGGTGACATGATTGAACTTGATTCAGAGGCTGGCGTTTTGCGCGTACTGGTAGACGAAGCTGAATTTAATGCTCGCGAACCGGCTCAGTGTGATCTTTCGGCAAGTGCCCGTGGTACCGGCCGTGAACTATTCGCTAATATGCGCGGGCTTGCCAGCGGTGCAGAGACAGGTGCAAGCATTCTTTATTGATTATTGCGGAGCCAGTAAGGCTCCGAGACAAGAACGATCTCAGAGCAAAATTTATGATTAACCCTTTTGATATGGTGTTATTTGGTGGAGGCGGAGACCTTGCACTACGCAAGTTGCTACCGGCACTTTACCGAGCATTTAGAGAGGGCAGCTTGATTGAAGGCTGTCGCATCCTTCCGGTGTGCCGCCGTCAATCAGATATTGATCAATATACCGAAACAGCCCACCAGGCTCTACAAAAGTATCTTCGTGAGGGCGAGTACTGTGCTTCGAGCTGGGACCAATTTAGCCAATTGCTTTGCCCCGTCACATTGGATATCGCCGTACCGGACGCCCAGTGGGATCATTTGGCAGAAATTCTCGGTACTGACCCTGAACGGGTTCGCATCTTCTACCTGGCAATTCCGCCGGCAGTATTTGGCCCCTGCTGTGAAAACCTCTCCTTAAAAGGACTGATTACTGAAAATTCCAGAGTTGTTGTGGAAAAACCGCTGGGCTATAACGCCCAAACCTCTGATGAAATTAACAGTAAAATTGCCAGTTACTTCCCGGAAGATAGTATCTTCCGTATCGATCACTATCTCGGTAAGGAAACTGTCCAAAACCTTCTTGCACTGCGTTTTAGCAATGTACTGTTTGAGCATCTTTGGGATGCAAAAACTATTGATCATATCCAGATCAGTATTTCAGAAACCGTAGGTCTTGAAGGGCGTGCGGGTTTTTATGATGAAACTGGTGCTATGCGGGATATGGTGCAAAACCACCTGCTGCAACTGCTATGCCTTATCGCTATGGAATCTCCCAACAGTATGTCGGCGAAGAATATCCGTGCAGAAAAAATTAAGGTACTGGAAGCATTGCGTCCGCTCACCGGCAATTTGGTCGATGAGAATGTGGTGCGCGGCCAATATGTCGCCGGTGAAATCAATGGCAGTGAGGTACCTGGTTACCTCGATGAACTTGACGGTGGAACCAGCTTAACCGAAACCTTTGTTGCAATTCGTGCACATATCGATAGCTGGCGTTGGGCCGGGGTACCCTTTTACCTGCGCACTGGCAAGCGTATGGAAAAGCGTTGTGCTGAAATTGTGGTTCAGTACAAAAACGTATCTCACCATGTATACGAAGAATCTGCCGGAAAAATTGTCCCCAATCGTTTGGTCATCCGACTACAGCCTGAAGAGAGTATCAAGCTGGTTTTGATGGCGAAAAAAATGGACAGCCTCACCACCGAGCTGCAACCAGCTGAATTAAATTTAACCCTCTCAGATACTTATGACAGCTTCCGTAGCGATGCTTATAAGCGCCTGATGCTGGATGCAGCAGCAAATAACCCCGCGCTGTTTATCCACCGTGACGAGGTTGCCGCTGCCTGGGCTTGGGTTGATCCAATTATTGACCACTGGCGCGAAACTGAAAATCAGCCTCAGCCCTATCCCGCAGGTAGCTGGGGGCCGGAAGAGGCAGACAAATTGTTGTCACGCAGTGACCGTCACTGGTTTAACGCGCAGTAATAACCTGAGAAACGGGCGTAAGTCTCCACGACATTACGACCGTTTCCATGAAGACAAATGGAATGATCCATGGCTGAAGAAAAGTTTTTCCAAGATCGCGAGCGCCTGGTCCAGGCCCTAGCCCACGACTGCGCCAGCGAATTGCAAAAAGGTATTAAAGAAAACGGTCACGCAAACTTCCTGGTATCGGGTGGCAGTACTCCGGAGCCGGTTTATCGTGAGTTATCCAGACGTCCACTTCCGTGGTCACAAATTACAGCAGCTCTCGTTGATGAGCGCTGGGTGGAAAAAAACCACAGCGGTAGTAATGCAGCATTTATTGAGAAATCACTCTTGCAGAACTATGGCGCTAAAGCCAATTTTCTAGGAATGAAAAACTCACATACAACGGCCGTAGAAGGTGAAGAAGCTTGTGAGCGCGCTTACAGCGAGCTGCAAAAGCCGTTTGATGTTTGTCTGCTGGGTATGGGTAGTGACGGCCACACCGCATCACTTTTTCCCCATGCGCAGGGCTTACAGGATGCACTAAATCCTGAATCAGAAAAGTTGTGCAGTGCAATTATTGCCAATCAAAGTGAAGTTACCGGCTCCAATACAGAGCGTATGACTTTAACCCTGAGCGCAATTGTGCAATCGCGCAATATCAAGTTGTTGATCACTGGTGAAGAAAAACTAAAAGTTTATCGCGAGGCATTGCTCGGCAGTGATGAGTTAGAAATGCCGGTGCGCAGTATTCTCAAGCAGGGGCTAAAACCAGTCACTGTTTACTGGGCACCTTAACGAAAGATTTGGAATTAACTGATGCAGAAAAATATCGCCGAGATTTTGCAGGTGGCTGGCGTTGTCCCAGTACTGGTTGTAGATAAAGTTGAAGACGCCCTCCCTCTTGCCGGTGCTTTGATTGAAGGTGGCCTGAAGGTACTTGAAGTTACCCTGCGCACTGAGGCAGCCCTGGAAGTTGTTGAACAAATTGCAAAACACTTGCCGGAAGCCCATGTGGGAACCGGCACCGTACTCAATGGTGATGATCTGCGTCGTTCTATCGATGCCGGTGCCAGCTTTATGGTGAGCCCTGGCGCAACCGATCGTTTGCTAGAAGCGGCAGAAGGCAGTGAAGTACCTCTGCTGCCCGGTGCTGCTAGCGTTTCAGAAGTTATGCGCTTATTTGAGCGAGGCTATCGCTACCAGAAATTTTTCCCCGCGCAGGCAGCAGGTGGAGTACCAATGCTGAAATCTATTGGTGGCCCGCTGCAGGACGTTCGCTTTTGCCCCACCGGAGGCATAGGCCCGCAAAATGCCCCTGATTTCCTGGCATTGGACAATGTGGTTTGTGTCGGCGGTTCCTGGATGGCGAGTAATGCTCTGGTCCGTGAACAAAACTGGGCTGAAATTACTCGCCTGGCAAAACAAGCTTCTGAATTGAAATAAAACACTCGGTATGGAGCACCCTTGAGTGGGTGCTGCTTGGAATACCAATAGTATATAAAGAGGGTAAAGCGAGATGAAAATTAAAATTGCCATCAATGGTTACGGTCGTATCGGTAGAAATGTCACCCGAGCCATTTATGAGTCAGGCTACAGCGATCGTGTTCAACTGGTTGCAATTAATGATCTCGCCCCGGTAGCTTCTAATGCTCACCTGACACGGTTCGATACTATTCATGGGCGATTTGGTACAGACGTCAAAGTCGACGGTGATGCACTGGTTATCGGTGGTGATCGAGTTCAGGTTTGCCAGGAGCGGGACCCATCCAAATTGCCTTGGAAGCAACTGGGAGTAGATTTGGTGCTGGAGTGTACTGGCCGCTTTACCGACCGTGCTTCCGCTTCAGCTCACATTGAAGCCGGCGCTGCTGCAGTACTGATTTCAGCTCCATCAAAAGATGCGGACCTTACCGTTGTTTATGGTGTGAATGACAGCAACCTCACTAGCGATCACCGTGTAGTTTCCAACGCGTCCTGCACTACCAACTGCCTGGCGCCAGTGGCTCAAGCACTGCATCGTGAATTGGGTATTGAGCGTGGCTTTATGACCACCGTACACGCCTACACCAACGACCAGAATACCCAGGATGCTGTACACTCAGATATTTACCGGGCACGTGCCGCAGCGGACAATATGATCCCAACCAAAACTGGTGCAGCTGCAGCAGTGGGTCTGGTATTACCTGAACTGAAAGGGCGCCTCGATGGTATGGCTGTCCGTGTACCGGTAAGCAATGTATCCCTGGTGGACTGCCAGTTTATTGCCGGCCGCGACACTACCGCTGAAGAAGTGAATCAGATCATGCAAGAAGCTGCTCAGGCGAGCGGCGGTGTTCTGACCTACTGTGATCAGCCCCTGGTTTCTGTGGACTTCAACCACACCAGTGCATCCAGTCACTTTGATGCCAACCACACACGCGTGAATGGAAACCTGGTTAAAGTAATGGCCTGGTACGATAACGAGTGGGGCTTCTCCCACCGCATGCTGGATACCAGTCTGGCCATGGCTGAGACGCTCCAACTGAGTCAGCCGGTTGCAGAGTCTGCTTAACTCCCCTCATTCACCATATTTTGGTAATTCAATTACTGAGGGCCATTAAATGGACATAGAATTCCTGTTTGATAGCCCTCTGAACCTTCTTTTCAATTTATTAGATGACGGGATCTTATGATTCGCC
This DNA window, taken from Microbulbifer sp. VAAF005, encodes the following:
- the edd gene encoding phosphogluconate dehydratase; translation: MVHSKVQAVTERIIKRSEETRAEYLAQVEKAHIEGRAAAHVSCGNLAHAIAASPESDKELIASGRGPNLGIVNAYNDMLSAHQPYGAYPAQLKEAAARNGATAQVAGGVPAMCDGVTQGRAGMELSLFSRDVIAMSTAIALSHDVFEGAIFLGICDKIVPGLVIGALSFGHLPSIFVPAGPMPTGLSNAEKVRVRQLYAEGKVGRSELLEAESASYHSAGTCTFYGTANSNQMLVEIMGLQLPGSSFVNPGTDLRSALNEAAVAQLVKITEPSEHTSVAKILTEKAFVNGVVGLLATGGSTNHTLHLIAMARAAGIQLTWQDMADLSEVVPLLCHVYPNGTADINHFAAAGGMQFLIRELRSAGLLHDDVHTVLGNSGLEPYCEDPFLSGDATGVVWKPTPEESGDTTVIRPASDPFSQHGGLQLLEGNLGRSVIKVSAVKSEHLKVKAPAIVLDNQDDLLKRFKAGELERDFVAVVRFQGPRANGMPELHKLTPTLGVLQDRGFKVALVTDGRMSGASGKVPAAIHMSPEAVEGGAIAKVQEGDMIELDSEAGVLRVLVDEAEFNAREPAQCDLSASARGTGRELFANMRGLASGAETGASILY
- the gap gene encoding type I glyceraldehyde-3-phosphate dehydrogenase, whose amino-acid sequence is MKIKIAINGYGRIGRNVTRAIYESGYSDRVQLVAINDLAPVASNAHLTRFDTIHGRFGTDVKVDGDALVIGGDRVQVCQERDPSKLPWKQLGVDLVLECTGRFTDRASASAHIEAGAAAVLISAPSKDADLTVVYGVNDSNLTSDHRVVSNASCTTNCLAPVAQALHRELGIERGFMTTVHAYTNDQNTQDAVHSDIYRARAAADNMIPTKTGAAAAVGLVLPELKGRLDGMAVRVPVSNVSLVDCQFIAGRDTTAEEVNQIMQEAAQASGGVLTYCDQPLVSVDFNHTSASSHFDANHTRVNGNLVKVMAWYDNEWGFSHRMLDTSLAMAETLQLSQPVAESA
- a CDS encoding LacI family DNA-binding transcriptional regulator, encoding MKVTINDVAECAGVSIKTVSRVINNEPSVRAATRQKVLDAVKTLNYTPNLAARNLAGTHTYSIAFIYDNPNAYYVIDMQNGILEACRSKGYELLIHPCDSNSPVILSDLNKLVEHGKVAGLVLTPPFSESPAFLETLKSMNVEFVRIASSRISHEIEENSIQIDDRQAAFNITQHLLSLGHKRIAYLSGGEEHLSTLERQQGYCQALEGAGITVDRQLIIDGEYSFESGESNAKKILRGDSVPSAIFAANDEIAAGALFAARMLEIDVPGQVSIAGFEDSPFSRQTWPKLTTACQPNKKIAHSAAELLLKRIQSKSAKANGSAAKGEIQRSFTPELIIRQSTGPSPE
- the eda gene encoding bifunctional 4-hydroxy-2-oxoglutarate aldolase/2-dehydro-3-deoxy-phosphogluconate aldolase, which codes for MQKNIAEILQVAGVVPVLVVDKVEDALPLAGALIEGGLKVLEVTLRTEAALEVVEQIAKHLPEAHVGTGTVLNGDDLRRSIDAGASFMVSPGATDRLLEAAEGSEVPLLPGAASVSEVMRLFERGYRYQKFFPAQAAGGVPMLKSIGGPLQDVRFCPTGGIGPQNAPDFLALDNVVCVGGSWMASNALVREQNWAEITRLAKQASELK
- the pgl gene encoding 6-phosphogluconolactonase, producing the protein MAEEKFFQDRERLVQALAHDCASELQKGIKENGHANFLVSGGSTPEPVYRELSRRPLPWSQITAALVDERWVEKNHSGSNAAFIEKSLLQNYGAKANFLGMKNSHTTAVEGEEACERAYSELQKPFDVCLLGMGSDGHTASLFPHAQGLQDALNPESEKLCSAIIANQSEVTGSNTERMTLTLSAIVQSRNIKLLITGEEKLKVYREALLGSDELEMPVRSILKQGLKPVTVYWAP
- the nagA gene encoding N-acetylglucosamine-6-phosphate deacetylase → MGVTLIAERLFDGERILSEIAVTVGDSGIISSVGGGVSSSAERLPGLLVPGFIDIQVNGGGGVLFNQDPTVSALQKISEAHRQFGTSAFLPTLITDSLPVMQRAADAVSEAISSDVPGVTGIHFEGPHLSEAKKGTHEQGFIRHLSDEELSLYAREDLGIRLVTLAPECVAVSDIRKLVSLGVHVCLGHSNACADTVEAALDAGATGFTHLYNAMSPLHSREPGMVGTALIRDDAWCGLIADGHHVSPGAMALALKAKPRGKLLLVTDAMSLVGSDEISFPLFDRVVTREGDKLTSSTGELAGSHLDMIGAVRNICDWCGVELQEALRMASLYPAQFIGLGSGIITEGARADMVLLDEGLQVSRTWSQGREVFRRH
- the nagB-II gene encoding glucosamine-6-phosphate deaminase NagB-II, which gives rise to MVTTVMEAEAREAPDRIAEQLHSNATIMSRLGERLRQTPPRFVMIVGRGSSDHAGVFAKYLIEIETGTPTFAAAPSVSSVYGRTLKLNDALVIVISQSGRSPDILAQARMAREQGAYTVALLNDEDAPIKDVVDLVIPLKAGPEKAVAATKSYLATLSAILQMVANWTQDTALCTALEKLPETLKTAVRAEIQLRPENLASVQNLVVLGRGPGYGITRELALKLKEVCNIHAESYSSAEFLHGPVTLVEGKLTVVNVPIEDESFPTHSQQIDEIRRRGAALINLHVPSKGVHPRVAPLALLQRFYIDVAHVAVSRGINPDEPVGLKKVTQTV
- the zwf gene encoding glucose-6-phosphate dehydrogenase; this encodes MINPFDMVLFGGGGDLALRKLLPALYRAFREGSLIEGCRILPVCRRQSDIDQYTETAHQALQKYLREGEYCASSWDQFSQLLCPVTLDIAVPDAQWDHLAEILGTDPERVRIFYLAIPPAVFGPCCENLSLKGLITENSRVVVEKPLGYNAQTSDEINSKIASYFPEDSIFRIDHYLGKETVQNLLALRFSNVLFEHLWDAKTIDHIQISISETVGLEGRAGFYDETGAMRDMVQNHLLQLLCLIAMESPNSMSAKNIRAEKIKVLEALRPLTGNLVDENVVRGQYVAGEINGSEVPGYLDELDGGTSLTETFVAIRAHIDSWRWAGVPFYLRTGKRMEKRCAEIVVQYKNVSHHVYEESAGKIVPNRLVIRLQPEESIKLVLMAKKMDSLTTELQPAELNLTLSDTYDSFRSDAYKRLMLDAAANNPALFIHRDEVAAAWAWVDPIIDHWRETENQPQPYPAGSWGPEEADKLLSRSDRHWFNAQ